A region of Aquarana catesbeiana isolate 2022-GZ linkage group LG08, ASM4218655v1, whole genome shotgun sequence DNA encodes the following proteins:
- the LOC141106457 gene encoding uncharacterized protein, with the protein MEEERSHMTERILHLTLEIIYLLTGEIYGPLKEPRGCVTPRYHSHITGWWNRNKSPTMEPPSPSLTSERNDKKILEVTQKIIELLMGEVPIRCQDVTVYFSMEEWEYIEGHKDLYKDVMMENRLSLTSQDESSNRNPPERCPRPLYSRDSTQEDQEDQNDDLIIIEVEAIDKDDTDERGDEWGNEEELPPEISTDGLYKKCELGIHHLNPPNDGLEEDDDVTKESARENPITPNHAGLHRAHLLSGPPIHRPLLSHDVHPIDHYTGHRRGEVFMPFEYSNCFTQRVVFHPHLTARGGESLLSCSDCGRQFTKHSHLLVHERIHTGEKPYSCSQCGKAFTKKSHLVTHQRIHTGEKPYSCSLCGKSFTDKSNLVKHEIIHTGDYPFSCSICGKGFVQKSFLDLHERVHTTDKPYTCMDCGKSFARNSHFVMHQRTHSEEKPYSCPECGKNFTKRSHFIAHELIHRDEKPFSCSICGKGFAQKSNLVTHERIHTGDHPFSCSMCGKCFTHRSNLVRHERVHTGGLAYSCSWCGKWFAQKAQLVAHKNSHKEGDSSHSTDLGICL; encoded by the exons ATGGAGGAGGAGCgcagtcacatgactgagaggatattacacctcaccctggagatcatctacctgctgaccggagag atttatgggCCTTTAAAGGAGCCAAGAGGATGCGTAACACCCAGATATCACTCCCATATCACAGGATGGTGGAATAGAAATAAGAGCCCCACTATGGAGCCTCCATCTCCCTCCCTGACATCAGAGAGAAATGACAAGAAGATCCTAGAGGTCACCCagaagatcattgagctgctgaTGGGAGAG gttcctataaggtgtcaggatgtcactgtctatttctccatggaggagtgggagtatatagaaggacacaaggatctctacaaggacgtcatgatggagaaccggctgtccctcacatcacagg atgaatccagtaacagaaatcccccagagagatgtccccgtcctctgtattcccgggactccacacaggaagatcaggaGGATCAG AATGATGACCTGATTATTATTGAAGTTGAGGCCATAGATAAAGATGACACAGACGAAAGGGGTGACGAGTGGGGTAACGAGGAGGAACttcctccagagatcagcacag ACGGACTATACAAGAAGTGTGAACTGGGGATCCATCACCTTAATCCTCCAAATGATGGACTTGAGGAAGATGATGACGTTACAAAAGAGTCTGCGAGAGAAAACCCTATCACCCCAAACCATGCAGGACTTCACCGAGCACATCTATTATCTGGTCCTCCCATACACAGGCCATTGCTTTCCCATGACGTGCACCCAATTGACCATTACACAGGTCATAGACGGGGCGAGGTGTTCATGCCTTTTGAATATTCCAATTGTTTTACCCAACGTGTCGTCTTTCATCCACACCTCACCGCCCGTGGAGGTGAAAGCCTGCTATCGTGTTCGGATTGCGGAAGGCAATTTACAAAACATTCACATTTACTCGTCCATGAACGaattcacacaggggaaaagccgtattcgtGTTCTCAATGTGGAAAAGCCTTCACAAAGAAGTCCCATCTTGTAACCCATCAACGtattcacacaggtgagaagccctACTCCTGTTCCTTGTGTGGCAAAAGCTTTACCGACAAATCCAACCTCGTGAAACACGAAATCATCCACACAGGTGACTACCCATTCTCGTGCTCCATCTGTGGGAAAGGCTTTGTACAAAAGTCCTTTCTGGACCTCCACGAAAGGGTGCACACCACTGACAAGCCCTACACCTGTATGGACTGCGGCAAAAGCTTTGCCAGGAACTCCCATTTCGTCATGCACCAGAGAACTCATTCAGAGGAGAAGCCCTACTCTTGCCCCGAATGCGGGAAGAACTTCACCAAGAGGTCCCATTTCATCGCACACGAGCTCATTCACCGAGACGAAAAGCCATTCTCCTGTTCCATCTGTGGGAAAGGCTTTGCCCAGAAGTCCAACTTGGTCACTCACGAGAGGATCCACACTGGGGACCACCCATTTTCCTGCTCCATGTGCGGGAAATGCTTTACCCACAGGTCAAACCTAGTGAGGCACGAGCGGGTTCACACTGGCGGACTGGCCTACTCTTGTTCTTGGTGTGGGAAATGGTTTGCACAGAAGGCCCAGCTTGTGGCACACAAGAATAGCCACAAGGAGGGAGATTCTAGCCACAGCACTGATTTGGGAATATGTTTATAG